The genomic window GGCTCGCCCATGCCCATCATGACGATGTTGGACAGCAGGCGGTGGCCGTCGTTGGAGCTGGGCCATTCGCCCAGCATGTCGCGGGCCAGCATGACCTGGCCCACGATCTCGGTTGCTTCCAGATTGCGCACCAGGCGCTGGGTGCCCGTGTGGCAGAAGTGGCAGGTGAGGGTGCAGCCCACCTGGGACGAGACGCACAGGGTTCCGCGGTCTTCTTCCGGGATATGCACACTCTCGATTTCCTGGCCGTCTTCCATGCGCAGAAGCCATTTGCGCGTGCCGTCCTTGGATTTCATGTCCCGGGCCGCTTCCGGCCTGCGGATCGAAAAATGCTCTGCCAGAAGGGTGCGGACAGGCTTTGCCAGCGTGGTCATGACGTCAAAGGACGTGGCTCCGCGCCAGTAGATCCAGTGCCAGACCTGGCGGGCGCGAAATGCCTCCAGTCCCAGCTGGCCCAGGGCTTCGGCCAGTTCTTCCCGTGACAGGCCGGCCAGGTTGCGGCGTCCGCCGGCGTCCTGTGCGGCCGGAGCAAACTGCAGAGCATGATTCTGTATTCCCATGGACCCATACATGATCTGAAACCATTTCAAAGTAAAGCGTGGAGCGGCCTTCCGGAAAACGGTTCTGCCACAAGATCTTGTGGGGTGAGGCTCTACAGGTTGTTTCTGCTGTCCTTGGTCATATGACCAAAGCACGCGGAAAAACAGACGATCGTCCGATAGAACCACCGCATCCGGTTCGCTAGTGTCAGGACAGATCAGTGATGGGGCACTCCCTGCAGACAGAGACCGGGGATGCTTCCGTCGCTTTACCTCCGGAAATATCCGGCCATAGTGAAAATTCAGGAATGGAGAACGCAATGAAAAAAGTCCGTACAGTCCTTGTTGGTAACAAAAAGCTCGTCCGCGATGGCGTATCATTTATTCTTTCCGGCACACCCTTTGAAGTGATCAGTGAATTTCCGGACCTGAAGGAATGCGCTTCCTCTGATAATGTGGCCGCTCCTGATCTGGTGGTGCTGGATTTCTCGCCGGTGGATGCAGAGGAAGTCAGGCTCCTGCGCAGCCTGGAGGCACGCTGGCCCGATGCAAAGGTGGTCATCCTGACCCACGAGCTGTGCTCCCGCCGCCTCTCTATCGTACTGGGCGCCCGCAATGTGTGGGGCTATCTTCTCCAGAACATGTCGGCCGAGGCTCTGGTCCAGTCCCTGAACCTGGTGATGATGGGCGAAAAGGTATTCCCGATGCACCTGCCGCGCCTGCTGATGACCGGCGAAACAGCCCAGGCCGGGCTGGCCGGGGCGCTGCCGGGCAAGAGCCTGTCGCCGCGGGAGCGCCAGATCCTGGGCTGTCTGGTCAGGGGCAGCAGCAACAAGGTGATCGCCAACAGCCTGGGCATCACCGAGGCCACGGTGAAGGTTCACCTGAAGAGCCTGCTGCGCAAGATCAATGTGTCCAACCGGACCCAGGCGGCGATCTGGGCCCTGAACAACGGCATGAACGGCGATGTTCCGCCGGCGGCCTTCCGTCCGGCAGCGGCAGAAAACGCATCCGTCGCACAGTAACAGTGTGCGAGTGATGCAGGGTTGATACTGCGGGCCTGTTCCCCCTGGCCCGCAGTATCTTTTTTTCAGGGCCCGGGAGGTTTTGGAGATTCCGGCTTTTTTGCCGGGATCTTTTTTTCGGTCGTGCCTTTTCTGTGTCCCTGGTCCGGACGTGGAGCCTGGACATGCCTCAGTCTTTGCAGGGCCGCATCGGAATGGCGCATGACGGGTCTGTCCGTTACGGGATCTGCACCGGCAGGGACAGGGCCGGCAAGAGCAAGGAGCGCCGCAAGGCCGGCTACTGTATTTTTGATGTCCATGTTTTTCCTCCGCACAGCATCAGGTTGTACCAGATGTATCATACGGTTCTGAAAGAAAAGTAAATCTGTTCTGTGCGAAGGTCCTGTTCCCCGTGCAGCTCCGCAGGTCCGGAGTACCGGGAAATGCCTCAATGTGGTGCGAAAAAGGTTCCGAACCAGTCCGGTGATCCCGCAGCACGGGGGCGGCGTTCCTGCTCTTCAGCAATACGTTTCTTTTCAGCCATGCAAATTTCGACAAAAGTCTCAATTGCAGCCTTTCTTTCCAGGGGGGAAAGTTTAACCAGATCCCTGATCATGTCCTGCATGATCCGGTATGTTCCGCGCCAGTCTTTTTCTGAAGGGAACCAGACGTCAAGGCAGGCCGGAACGGGACATTTGCCACGGCCCATCACGTCCAGAAGGTAGTTGAGGGACTGCATATCAACGGTTGCGCCGTCCAGTTTTACGTCAGGCCGCTGGAGCTGGCTCAGGTCTGCCCGGGTCAGGTCCATCCTTATGAAGCATGCGGGGATGCCAATCCAGATTTCTCTCTCGAGCTTATAGATCTGGAATAGTGCCCTGTCCTCTTCCAGATCTTCCGGAGTCTTCAGCGTGCGCCCGGGACCTATCCCAGGCTCGACTGCCCTCCTGGTTTTCCAGTCCTCCTCGAAAGCTGCTTCTTTCGGAGTTCTTTTCGGCAAAGCGACCTGTTTCTGATTGTCCTGTGTCATGTTTTTCTCCGCAATGTCTATGTCAGTGGTCTGTACCCCATGCCATCCACGGGTGTAATGTTGTATTATCATATTAATACAGCAGATCAAGAGGGGAAATAATTTCATGGTGGTATGTCGCCAGTCCTGTTGCAGGGAGAGAGGAGGCACTGGTTCAACAGGAGAGATCTGTATCAGGTGTTTTTCCTGCGGATCCGCTTTAGAACCGCCTGATAACCCTGGTGGGGTTCCTGGGTCAGAAAGCGGGCCACGCGGCCCACGGTGGTTGTGCTGGCTCCGGTCTCTTCCGCGATTTCCCGGTACGACAGCTGCCCCTTATCCAGCAGCCGGGCAATCCACCACCGCTCGGCCATGTCCTGCAGTTCGCCCGGCGTGCACAGGTCCAGAAAAAAGCGCTGGCATTCTTCAGGGGTTTTCAGGGTCAGGATGGCTTTCCACAGGTCCTGGTAATACTGGTCCGGAAGGGCTTTTTTTCTGGATTTTTTCACGGGGTTCAGCCTGTGCTGGAGGGGAAAGTGCAGTGTAGGGAGGAGGGGCAATCCGGGTCAAGAGACCCCCCGCAAAACCCGCAGTGACGCAGCAGGCGTCCGCCGCAGTCAGGGTTATGCGGGGGGTCTAAGGTTCCTCCGGATGGAACCAGTCATAGATGGCCCGGGCCATGGTCTTGCTGATCCCCGGGGCTTTTTCCAGGTCGGAGAGGCCGGCGCGGCGCACGGCCTGTGCGCTGCCGAAATATTTCAGCAGGCTTCTGCGACGGGCGGGGCCGATGCCGGGGATGTCGTCCAGCGGGTTCTGGCCCATCACCCTTGTCCGTCTTGCCCTGTGGGTGCCGATGGCAAAGCGGTGGGCCTCGTCCCTCAGCCTTTGCAGGAAATGCAGGACGGGGTCCTTCGGGTCCAGGGTAATCGGCTCGCTGCGTTCCGGCAGAAAGATTTTCTCCCGTCCTGCGTTGCGGTCAGGGCCCTTGGCGATGGCTGCAAGGGGAATGGCTTCCAGCCCCAGTTCGGCCAGAACATTCCGGGCCACATTCAGCTGGCCCACGCCGCCGTCCACCAGGACCAGGTCCGGCGGATTTTCCACCGCGCCACCATTCTCCGCAGCCTTGCCAAAGCGCCGCATCAGCACCTCGCGCATCATGCCATAATCGTTGCCGGCGCTGGCGGCATCGCGGATGTTGAACTTG from Pseudomonadota bacterium includes these protein-coding regions:
- a CDS encoding 23S rRNA (adenine(2503)-C(2))-methyltransferase RlmN, producing the protein MGIQNHALQFAPAAQDAGGRRNLAGLSREELAEALGQLGLEAFRARQVWHWIYWRGATSFDVMTTLAKPVRTLLAEHFSIRRPEAARDMKSKDGTRKWLLRMEDGQEIESVHIPEEDRGTLCVSSQVGCTLTCHFCHTGTQRLVRNLEATEIVGQVMLARDMLGEWPSSNDGHRLLSNIVMMGMGEP
- a CDS encoding response regulator transcription factor, whose translation is MKKVRTVLVGNKKLVRDGVSFILSGTPFEVISEFPDLKECASSDNVAAPDLVVLDFSPVDAEEVRLLRSLEARWPDAKVVILTHELCSRRLSIVLGARNVWGYLLQNMSAEALVQSLNLVMMGEKVFPMHLPRLLMTGETAQAGLAGALPGKSLSPRERQILGCLVRGSSNKVIANSLGITEATVKVHLKSLLRKINVSNRTQAAIWALNNGMNGDVPPAAFRPAAAENASVAQ
- a CDS encoding YerC/YecD family TrpR-related protein — encoded protein: MKKSRKKALPDQYYQDLWKAILTLKTPEECQRFFLDLCTPGELQDMAERWWIARLLDKGQLSYREIAEETGASTTTVGRVARFLTQEPHQGYQAVLKRIRRKNT